The nucleotide sequence GCCATTTTCGTATATCGTCCCCGGTTGTGCGATAAAACATTCTGCATTAGCAGGATTTCTTGCTCCTGCAATTCCACCTATGCTGTACATATAATCGCCTGTAGTTTTCACCCAAAAATTATCGGCTACATCAAAATACTCAGATTTATCGGAATCACAATACATTTCTAGCGCCCCTATAATTTGTGGTACGTGCTGATTGGCGTGTAATCCTCTAAACGTATCTACGTTTTTAGCCAAACCATGGGAATGATTAGCATCACCAAAAAACATTTGGATATTATCAAAAAGTCGGGCCGTTTCTAAATATTCATCTTTATCTGTAATTCTATATAAACGTGCCATAGCTTCATTCATACCACCGTATTCACCAGCGATATAACGATTCCACATACTAATTAAAGTATCTTTAGGTAACTCCCTTAATCTGGCGTACACCCAACTTCCCATTCCTTCAGCAATAGTTAATGCTTTCTCATTCCCACTTACTTCGTAGACATCCATTAAACCCGCTAAAATTTTATGTAAGGTATAATACGGTGCCCAAATCTGAGTTTCCTGTCCGCCATAAGTCGCACCATCTTCTAACATAATAAATTGGTCAGGAGGATAAGCACTTATATAACCTTCTCCCCAATTCCAGTAATCGTTACGAATGCCTTCTTCACTTAAATCTGAACTGTAAATATCATTTCCGGTACCCTTTGGTACGGCAGTAGGATCCGCAATAAAGGTGCTATTGTCTGCTGTAGGTTTACCTGATAATTGCGATAAATCATATAAGGTATTTACCATATACTCCATTTTATCAGCAAATTCAGTTTGTAATGTTTTATCGTAACCAGTACTGGCATAAGCTTGCGCAATAGCGGTTAAATAATGACCGGTAGCATGTCCTCGCAATTTAGTTTCCTGAGTATCCCAAACGCCAAGAGGTTTTGCTCCTTCTGGCTGCTGTTTTCCATAAGCATTCCGAAACATGTATAAAAATGAATCTGGATCGGTCTTAGCAAGTGTATTTATAAATTTATCTCGATTTTCAATGAATTTTGAAGACTCCCCATTTGCATTGGCCTCAAGATATACCTGATCTAAACCAAAAACATCTACTTCTCTATTTGGTTTTTCTGAAGCGTTCTTTTCTTTTACATGAATAGTTGCTTTAGGCTTTAAATCTGATCCGGCAATTGAACCTGTAAGCGTGTACGTACCCGTTTGTAAAACCTGAGTATTATCTGTAGGTGCAGGCCAAACTACTTTAATTTTTGGGCCGTGAATACCATCTCTATATTTTCCAGAAATAGTTCTAGGCAATCTTGGTAAAACTCCTTTTTGTGTTTCTACTTCTATATTTTCCACAGAAGTTAGAAACTCATTGTATAACTGAGAAGTATCCTCTGAAAATTGCGGTAAATTATCCTGAGGTTCTTTATGCTCATTTACAACACCGTCTTCTTTTCGTATCGCATTTGTATAAATAGTATTAATCTGATTATTGGATAAACCAATTCTGTAAATTCTAAAATCGTGAATACTTGCATCGAATAATGCGGTATTCTGAGCAATTGCTTTTCCTACAAACAACTTATTTTGTTGTCCGGGCGATAAATTAAAAACATCAGATAACTCTAAATCGATATTTTCTTCTGAAATTTTTTGTTCTCCATTCACAAAAGTTTTAATGGTTTTTGAAGGAATGTCGATTACCAAAACCAAATGCATCCATTTGTCTTTTACTAATTCAGATTCTGAAGATGATAAACTAAAATTTTCACCTGCGTTTTTACTAATTCTCGCTTGAAATTTTTCATCTTGAATTGTTCCACGCGGAGCTAAATAAACATGTGAAGTCTTATTTTTTCCGAAGTCAAATACATATTGGTTTGTAGAAGTTGAATTCAGCTTAATCCATCCAGAGATACTAATAGACTCTATATTATATAGAACTGAAGCAGGAAGCGAAACATAAGCTC is from Zunongwangia endophytica and encodes:
- a CDS encoding beta-L-arabinofuranosidase domain-containing protein; translation: MRMYKVIVCFLCSFFAAGIVKVQAQGDQILDGIGETGLIARYVFANNAKDWSRNNLHAQIEGDVHFIEDEVFKNVLSLSKGAYVSLPASVLYNIESISISGWIKLNSTSTNQYVFDFGKNKTSHVYLAPRGTIQDEKFQARISKNAGENFSLSSSESELVKDKWMHLVLVIDIPSKTIKTFVNGEQKISEENIDLELSDVFNLSPGQQNKLFVGKAIAQNTALFDASIHDFRIYRIGLSNNQINTIYTNAIRKEDGVVNEHKEPQDNLPQFSEDTSQLYNEFLTSVENIEVETQKGVLPRLPRTISGKYRDGIHGPKIKVVWPAPTDNTQVLQTGTYTLTGSIAGSDLKPKATIHVKEKNASEKPNREVDVFGLDQVYLEANANGESSKFIENRDKFINTLAKTDPDSFLYMFRNAYGKQQPEGAKPLGVWDTQETKLRGHATGHYLTAIAQAYASTGYDKTLQTEFADKMEYMVNTLYDLSQLSGKPTADNSTFIADPTAVPKGTGNDIYSSDLSEEGIRNDYWNWGEGYISAYPPDQFIMLEDGATYGGQETQIWAPYYTLHKILAGLMDVYEVSGNEKALTIAEGMGSWVYARLRELPKDTLISMWNRYIAGEYGGMNEAMARLYRITDKDEYLETARLFDNIQMFFGDANHSHGLAKNVDTFRGLHANQHVPQIIGALEMYCDSDKSEYFDVADNFWVKTTGDYMYSIGGIAGARNPANAECFIAQPGTIYENGFSTGGQNETCATYNMLKLTRDLFLYEQRPELMDYYERSLYNHILASVAEDSPANTYHVPLLPGYKKSFGNPDMTGFTCCNGTAIESSTKLQNSIYFKGAGNKALYVNLYVPSTLHWDAQKITLKQETNFPKEDHTKLTINGKGKFNLKLRVPVWATNGFIVKINGKTQDVKATPGTYLSLNRKWKDGDTIELKMPFDFHLDPVMDQQNIASLFYGPILLAAQESEPRAEWRKVSFDVKNIGASIKGNPEKLTFEIDGVTYKPFYETYGRHSVYLDVTLE